Genomic window (Zingiber officinale cultivar Zhangliang chromosome 2B, Zo_v1.1, whole genome shotgun sequence):
AGTCATTCTTCATGAATTGCAGTGTCAGTGGCATCAGCGGAAACACAAATGCGGCCAAGCTCTCGGACAGCTTCCCGAAGGATCCCGAAGCCAGGGATTTCATGATAGAGAGGTTTTTGCCCGCTGCACAGGCAATGGCTACCGACTCTCCACACTATACCTTAAAGAAAGCAGCTGTACCTCCACGAGAGGGTACGAAACTTCTTGAGAGGGCTGCAGTTACTGATCCTGCAAGGAAGCCAGCTCCTATTCCCCTCCAGAAAAGTTATACTTACCTTGAACAGTATGCAAAGGAATTGGAGGAAGAGGATAGCtacgatgaagatgatgaagataacTATGATGATGCTGGCCATTTTCCATCTAAAGGTTGCGGATTGCTTCCTAAATTCTGTCTTCTAAATCCAATCCCAGGGGTGAAAGTTCGAGGAGGACGCTTGTCTCTGTCAAGGGGAAAAACTGCAAGTCCTCAGAACAAGAATGCATATCCATTATCTCTTGCTCGCGTTGAAGAGGTAAAGTATCGGCAATAGTATCTGTTCTTGGTTGTTTTTTTCCCCTTTGGCCTGTTATTGAATTGCCTTTTCTTGAAATTTCTTGTTTAGCTCTCATGGGAAGCTGTTTATAGAAAAAAATTAGGTCAGGAATATTCCCCCCTGACCGAAGCGATAAGTAAATCGAGGAGTGAATCTGATTCCCTTACAGCTGATTGTTCATCTGCATTTGCTAATTCAGCCACTGGAGGTACAACCCCTGATAAAAATGATGGACATCCATTAGGTGTTCATGAAAGGCAGGATTCTGTTGGAATTCTAAGCAGAGAAAGCAATTGTAGCAAGATTGACAGTTTTGAGGCCGGCGAGCAAAGCATCAACAGCTGCAGGAAAATAAATCATAGCAGCGGAATGGGCTCCGAATCCATGAGCCCTTCGCTGGACAAAACTCTTTGTGTAGATCCAGAGCATAGGCCAGGATCTTCAGAGTCAAAGGCTAGTTCCTTCAATACTGTCAATGATACTAGAAGTATGATGAGTTCTTGTGAGATTAGTATAGATCGTTGGAGTAGAGAAAGTATATTTGCTGGAGCTAATGAAAAAAAAGTATTGCAACCAGAAGTCTCTAAAGTTTCTGAGCCCATTTCACCCTTCTCTTCAGAAAAATTGAACAATGGGAATATGAATGTTGATAGTAACAAAAATTGTGGAAATGATAGTGAGCCACTGCATTTGAAGAGCaacactaatcctttgttgtcaCTTCTGCCTCCACCATTGCCAAAATCACCATCAGAGTCTTGGCTTTCTAGGACTTTGCCTTCTGTCTCTTCAAAAAATTCCTCTCCGCAGTCGTTATTAGGCATTCGACTTCAGAATAGGAGACAAGCTGTGGAAAAATCCTCTAATGACATGGAACAAGAAATAAAAACGAAGCCTTCAAAACCACGACGTCGTCAAATTCAATTTGCTGAGGTATCCcttcttaaaataaaaaaataggtaTGATGAATTATGGATTTCGTATGTTCTTTAATCCATTTAAACTTCATATCCTTCTAGGTACTGGCAAAACCTGAATCACAAATATCAGAAATTTGAGgtgtaaattttcttttcttctgcCATCGCACTATATCTTGCGACTACAGAGGATAGAGAAGGCAATACAATGTAAGTGTGTGTGTTTTTCAATTATATAACTTATATAACTTGGATGCTACTTTCCTATCATTCAGGGTACTCAACTACTGTATTTATAGGTGCTTTGGCCTCATGGTGATTCTGCTGGCAATCTCAAATCATTTTCCTCATTAGTTTCTATATTATGTTGTATGTAACTTGAGTTAGCACTTAGATGAAAATATTTGATTCTTGTAAATTATAAATTGTTCGACAGGATGACTAGACACATTGTCTCAACCACATGTCAATCAAATAAATTTGCAGTAATCTGCATGCTGTATTAGTTCATTTGTGATTCTGATTCCCAACAAGTGTATACATTCAACTCAAAAATGTAATATGATACTTTGCCATTAGTTCTTTATGCATCTATAAATTATTTCATTGATCTATGCATTAATATCTTTTTACCTGCAGGATAAACAATTTTCTTAATTATAAGTTATTGGTGAGTGCAAAATCGATTTAGCTAGCTAGTAGTACACTTTGTCAATTGTTTAGCTGGTCTTTCTTGCTAATCATAATTCATGAACAATTCTAGGTGTCATAATCTCGCATAATCCACATAACTGGGTATTTTTATCTCAATAACAAGATGCTGCATTATGTAGGCATCTTATATCGGTACCCTTGATCCAAGTAGAAACAAAGAATCTGATGATAGTTGGAGTAAATTGGTAAACTGGACAGCCTAACATGTAATATCCTGTGCACTTCTCCTTCTCTGTCTGAAGCATAAAGCTGAACCCAAGAATTTGTTGTTCTCTTCTTGGTGTTTCCTAAATGGAGTCAGTTTGCATTCTTTTCTGTGACATGCATGCTCTCTAGGGGTCTGAATACTAGTCACCTGATttacagatatatatatatgcattcaAAATAGAACAATTTTTTTCCTAACTGATAACCAAATGAAGATTGAGGTTTTACCTTGTGCAGCTACTTTCTGATGGGAGTAACAAAAGATGCATTTGGATCTGTTTAAGTTTATGTGATCTTAACCCTCTGCTAAACTCATTCCCTCCAACAATATGTTCTATGGGATGATTCTTTCCTCTTCTAGTTTAACAATAATCTCAAGTTCTTCAACCTTTACAACCCAACAAGATTTATATCTCTAGATTAATGGAACTTGCTTTGTGTATGTTGTCTAAATATTCATTTTGGTTGTTCCACATCCCACTCTGCTAAAGCTTTAATAATTGAGGTTACTTAGTGTATTAGGATTTAGCGGCCACACCCACATGTTGGTTAGCAATATAATTAGACCAATTGACTGGATTCAAAGTTGTTTTCAGAGTTTGGTACAAGTCCAATCACAATTGTTCTTCGGAATTAAAATACTCTATACCCATATTTGCTGGTCAAATGAAGCCATCTCATTGTTGAGGTGTTTGGTAACTAATGCCTAACCTTGTTTAGTGACGAATCTTAGACATGCACCTTGGTtttcttcaaataatttttttaaatgctGCTTTTTTCTCACTGATATAGTGTCATGAACAAGTAACCATTAGTAGACGTGTAATCGAGTCGAGTCaaattcttgaatgtttgagtttaactcgtttataatcgagccgaactcgagatttatttaatgaatatatccATGATTCatgaacttatttaaaattttattatgcctaaacgagcttaataaatataaattataaattaaatattcattagaaattaaattatatattttaaaaaatatataatattctcaTTATAGAATCTTCAATTATATGTATTGCAATAATAGTGATACTTAAATTCTTCTCATGACTATCAAGGTTTAGCTCCTCATATACATTGTCTTTATAACTATCTTGTCGTTGTTTAGTGAGTGCTTCTACTTTTATTGATGGTGGAGGTTGTAACCTTTGTAAGAAATGAATTGATTTTGTCATAGTATCGAAATATTGAAtcaacggatgctgggcacgtggtgctccccGGCTGTTGACGTGGATCTTCGGCTAGTCGTACGAAGCTCCGACGAacttgcacagaagtcgagccgggaaggggttcccggcggcgaccctccgacgctcaagtcaggcaagcaagcaacgaaaaaagtggctccaaaggtgatgaacgcgtacctctggcgaaggatgagggcctttatatagggcagcggagaagcaagtgtacacataccgaggtgtacacgtgtccatgacccataccccagtaagggcttgtcagtgaacTTACCTGAcctatactgctacagtccaggcatatcctcgatgggacagcggaacccctgtcataagatttggagtatggcctacatgtggaacatacccgctgtcaggaaAAGATGtaccttgtccttttcccctttgctcccgaTCTAGCGTCTGACCGGCCAGCTTCcgcgacatccggccggacgtatacgGCGGTTTACTgggagattctcaatcacgtgCTATGTGGAGACTATTAGCGTATGCTTCCTTATAGCTTTGGCCAAGCGtgtcatccgctcggccctgtGATCttgtccactgagcgccggaaccctgactttcgacaaGGCGCCTTTAACCATTAACCACACCGGGCGACCGACCGGCCGGCCGGTCGGACCCACACCTCTCCGGCCGGACACCTgtcactttgacttccacgtggcgttgactttcaccgaacgagggtcccctgttcttacaaccggatcagtaTCCCTTCTACTTATTGACACTTTCTCGCATTTCATCTTCATTGATATCATATTCTTCCTTTGAATCTTCATTGATATCATATTTACTTTCTGTTTTCTTTCTTCCATCATCAAACTCTGAGGATGCAGACTTTTGTTTCAAACCGTGTGAGAGTTACCGAACATGCGTCAATGCACGCGTGTAAATGGCACAATGATGAAGGTAGATCAGAATTCATAACTattatcatcaaaatagttaATAGAAATTAAAGATAATTATGCGTATGCAACTCTCAGAGTTGTGAATTCatttatttattcaaaattaatattgaaaaaatatttaaaaatattttagataaataaaatattttttaaagaaaggaAGAATAAAAAGTAGGAGTTTGTTCTAGGAGTTCCTGAAATATTTTAATGAAAGTAAAAAATGTAGGATAAGAGTACAAATCAAGAAATCTatgaatttttaaagtgattaaCAGATTTATTTACCTATGTAAAATTGCATAGGTAAGAAGACAAGAAGTGATCCAACATTGCATTCCTCTCTGGGCGTACCACAATTTGAATTCAAAAACTTAGGAATACATTTCCAAATTTTGCAACATATTTCTTTACAATAAAAGGCAAACATCTATTCAACATATATAAGTTTAAAGGGGTGCAAaagcatgattttaaaaaagaagAATTATATGTGAAAAATGTGCCACTTAgctttttttatatgatcaagaAGTTTCACTATTTATCTCTGAAATAGGAAGAATTACATTTCATTCTTTGAAAACAGAATACTCTATAGAGATCGCAAATATAAAAAAATACtgaagaaagtttttttttttcaagtaatggataaaaatcatgaaaagtgGCATAGATTTAATATATTATACTTATATGTTTTACTTCCGTATAATTTGCCTATACAAGCGTGAATCTACTAGTAAAGGAGATTTGAATATTTCTAATGATTCTCCGAGCCTTCATAGGTGAGGATAAGGTAAACTGATTCTTTTCTTGAAATATAATTTGATTAGTAATATACGTAAATGGATTGAGCTAGGTTGTAGATTACATTGGGGGAATCTTATTGTTTACATGCTTCATATTTGAATATCTTATTGGGAGGTAGTTGCTAACTGTTCTTTTATGAATGCCTTGTAGTTGTAGGAGTTTAAAGACAGAATGTGAGATAATTCTTACAAAAGAAATATACATGGTAGTTTAGTTATTGACTATTACTTGCTCAAAGAAAACATTcttatatttttgttgttttttatttattttttttacttgaaatTGCTTTGTAGTTTCTTTATGCTATTTCTTTAAGTACTTTAAAGAATAAGGGTgcgaatatattaaaaattttgatatatcagATACATTATACTGAAATATATCTAATTATATCAAAAAATTAGTATACCTAAAATTTTGATACAGTATCGATATGTAATTTAATAGTAAGATATTCGGTATATCGTATCAATATCAGAATTTAAGTATAAACGGTATAACATTTATACCATATTGGTAGATATTTAACAAAATATTAACTGCCAACTACAATATTCTATGCcgaaatatatataatatgtgaTTAGTGCATTAATAAAACAATAAATTACTTGCAATACAGATATGAGTATATTATCACAATTTATATTCAACAATTCAATTATTATAGAATTAAGATCATCAACTAGAAAAAAGGAAAAGCAATTCAAATTATCTCACAAGTTTCTAAAAATCACTAGTCTTTGTCAGTATTTTATTggtgcaaaagaaattttagtgcTTACGCTACATATGATCAACATTGAGTTTCTTATTTTCTGGCTGAAGTTTAACCTATTtaataaaataagaaaagagtcacttaataaattaaagacattttatttttatataaaaaaatgtatATACAATTCTAAAATCATCAAGCATCCTTATGGTGTGAAGGGTAGAGATGCATTCCTATAAATAAATTGATTAAAATAATGGAAAAGTTCATTCGTAACAACATATAAAGGGATTAAGTACCACAAAGTTAAAGCACAAATactactaattttaaaaataacacaacaatttaaatattaaatattcaaaattaaattattcaaCCTTAAAACTAGGTGGCTCTAATACTGATATACTATCCTAGGTATTTATAAATGGaagatatatattatttttattttctgtaCTAATCTAAAAAAGGAAgaaggataaaaaaaatttatcattttatagtGCAATAATAATACATTGAGTAACAATTATTACTTCGCTACCTGCAAGAAGACACCAAGAAGTTAAAACGGTTGCTTTCAATTTCTAATATTTTTGAGAAAGatagaaataattaaataaatcgaTCGAAccaactaaatttaaaattttgatttgattattTTCTCAAACAGTATGACATATTATTTCTgtatttcatttaaaaaattagttttgtTAATTATTTCGAttcaatttatattttaaaattccttatttgagtTAAACAGAATAAATTGCAATAAAAAAAACCGGTAAATCTTTCTATTATTGTTAAAAAAAAGTTTCAGTTTTAATACATCATTATTGCAAAAAATTCAACTAATTCGATTTACAACCAAATTAACTCCCTCCCTACAACAATATGTTTATGGGATGATTCTATCTTCTTCTAGTTGAACAATAATCTCAAGTTCTTCAATCTCCACAGCCTAATAAGATTTATATCTCCGGTCTCTTTTAATGATATTTCTTCCCTTAAGATAGTGCTAGATTAATCCAACTTGTTTTGTGCATATTGTCTAAATATTCATTTGGGTTGTTTTACATCCCACTCCGCTAAAGCTTGTAATAATTGAGGTTAGTTAGTGTATTAGGATTTAGCCACATGTAAGTTAGTAATATAATTAGACCAATTGGCTGGATTGGAAGTTGTTTTCAGAGTTTGGTAAttaatacttaattttttttctttcttttttttttaaaaaaacttttttagTGACCAATCACATACACCTTGgttttcttaaaatagatttttttaaatgtaACTTTTTTTTTCACTGATATAGTACCTTAACAAGCAACCAGCACAAGgtctaaaaaaaatatcaaatcaatataaaagttattaataaatctaataacctattctaatattttaaaaatgtaaataataataaatcaaatgacttaatttaaataataatattaaaaagaaGAAATTAATAATAATCTATAGCATATTCTAATGAATATTTTGAATGTGTTATCTGAATATGTTTATTTGGAATCGAATCATGTCATCGTCCTTCAAAAAAAACCTTATCATTAAGGTTAATCTTCTTTTGATAAAGACTAATGATCTTTTCAGATACTTTCTTGTCTGATAAATTTCTTTGATAATGAAATGTATTGTTTTGGATCTTCGTTTACAGTGTATGAGCATGCCCATACTTTCTTTTCCTTCGCTTAGCCTTGCATTGAGTTATGATAAAAGAATACTTTCTGTCACATGTGACATTATTGATGATGAGAAGATATTATTGTTTTGTTTTCTTGAATGATGGAAGTAGAGATTGTTGTAGCATCTTCAATTATACATATTGCAATGATAGTGATAATTAAATTCTTCTTATGACTATCAAAGTTTAGCTCCTTATGTACATTGTCTCTACAAATATCTTCTTGTTGTTTAGCGAGTGCTTCTACTTTTATTGATTAGGGAGGTTGTAACCTTTCTAAGGCATGAATTGATTTTGTCAAAGTGTCCTACACATAATGACACTTTCTTGTATTTCATCTTCATTGATATTATCATCTTCCTTTGAATCTTCTATTAGTTCAACCATCAATATTCTCCTTTATCGTATATTGATAACTTTAGTGCCACTTATTAACCATAATTTTCTCTTCTTACAATAGTGCAAAGGATAATGTAGCTTTTAATTTCTACTTAATTTTTTCTTTCATGCTTTTACAATGTGAGAATAATCTATCTCAACATTTGTTTTGCATGTTTGGATGAAGTCCTTCAATGAATTTTCATTCCGACCAATCACAATTGTTTAGTTAAAGAGTTAAAGGAAGCGACTATTATATTGTGATCTGTTTAATTTTGGATAATTCTTCATCTGCATTGTCATAATCTTGAAGTGTAAAACAAGTACGAAGACCATATATCTTTAAACTCCTCAAATGTTGATGATCCATGACAAGAGGATCAACCTCCAATAATGATCATTTAGAGGGGTCAACATGCCCCAGGCATAGCACAGATGGTGGGCTCATGATGTCTCTGACGTAATGACTAGGAGTCAATTCTCAGAAACTGACGACCTGTGATTTATCTCACCATACGGCTAACACCTATGTACCTATATTTACCAAACTAGTGAATCTACCTCACCATACGTCTCAGCCGAGCGAGGAGGATGGTCGATCAACCATTCTTTCCAACAAGCAGACAAGGTTTCGTCAGGTCTACCGCCTATCCGATTGGATCTAAGGCCAATCAGACATATGACTTCGTGATAAAATGAAGGACCAAATGAAGAATGAACAATTGATCGCACTCTGTAAGGTCGAGCTAGCAATCCACCGGCTGAGTGGCTCTCAGATAGCTCAACATGGGCCCCATGGGCTTACATTGCCGTGCTCTTTTGGAAGGTTATGCCGCTGACAACAAAGAATGTTCACCAGataaatcgtactttagaagcttctagcCTGTTACATCACAGAGATTTGTGTGCTCGTTTAAAGAAATATGTCAATGATATTTTCCGACTTATCTTTTCTTGAGAAGGCTTTGGAAAACGTGCATATACTTTGAAATGTGCACATAGGCGctatagtgacactataaaagtgGGTCTCCATCTACAGGCGGAGATATGTGATGCTCTATTATTCTACATATTCTCTGTTACTGCATACTGCTACTATTCTCTTCTTCCGAGCTAAGTAGTGACTTGAGCATTGAGGTCAACGATGATACCTTCTCGTCCGACACTAACGCTCTTAATTTTACAGGACAACACGGAGTCCTCATCCAATCAACCATAGAGTCACGTTCCTAGCTAATTGTCTTCTCaattttcagataggatcaatatTGATTTAGTGTGTTTAGATAAACTTCCTTCACACTTTTTATTTgagatttttaaaaagaaaatagccAAAGAACTTAGCGGGCCAAGATCCCCTTAGCTAGATGAATTCATTT
Coding sequences:
- the LOC122044959 gene encoding uncharacterized protein LOC122044959, whose protein sequence is MLKHSMEDKQIDLEAPLLSVRRFSAGPAASPTEEGEGRPPPPRRASLPFYKSDLKSGPVRVPGVVPFVWEQTPGLPKTAAGSDAIGDGKMMKAPKPPPGRIVHNGKCGNSSRADVALVLKVGSSVRTRKAVTFAPDAGTAKSYESLEVVPKIVAEEKVERTEKEEKAETANRIEMPRKAEITKKVENEEKIEKTDQKVEKKPEKLPVSVAETRDEDDDEEDDAFSDALDTLSRSESFFMNCSVSGISGNTNAAKLSDSFPKDPEARDFMIERFLPAAQAMATDSPHYTLKKAAVPPREGTKLLERAAVTDPARKPAPIPLQKSYTYLEQYAKELEEEDSYDEDDEDNYDDAGHFPSKGCGLLPKFCLLNPIPGVKVRGGRLSLSRGKTASPQNKNAYPLSLARVEELSWEAVYRKKLGQEYSPLTEAISKSRSESDSLTADCSSAFANSATGGTTPDKNDGHPLGVHERQDSVGILSRESNCSKIDSFEAGEQSINSCRKINHSSGMGSESMSPSLDKTLCVDPEHRPGSSESKASSFNTVNDTRSMMSSCEISIDRWSRESIFAGANEKKVLQPEVSKVSEPISPFSSEKLNNGNMNVDSNKNCGNDSEPLHLKSNTNPLLSLLPPPLPKSPSESWLSRTLPSVSSKNSSPQSLLGIRLQNRRQAVEKSSNDMEQEIKTKPSKPRRRQIQFAEVLAKPESQISEI